Part of the Trueperaceae bacterium genome, CGGTCGCCATGCTCCGCTTCGAGGGCGAGTACCACGGCACCGGCTCGAAGCCGTCCAACTTCATGCGCACGCAGCTCTACATGCTGAAGTGGTACGGGCGGTGGACGGAGAACGGGGCGGTGGCGGCGCGGTGATGCGACGTGAGGTGAGGTGAGGTGACGTGACGTGACGTGAGGAGA contains:
- a CDS encoding prolyl oligopeptidase family serine peptidase; translated protein: NVTTPTMLMTGVLDLRTPMSQTEEFYQALKMRGVPVAMLRFEGEYHGTGSKPSNFMRTQLYMLKWYGRWTENGAVAAR